Proteins encoded within one genomic window of Mycolicibacterium monacense:
- the sufD gene encoding Fe-S cluster assembly protein SufD, which translates to MTQNLTAAAEGTPAGSALNKGEVFTSFDVNAFEVPGGRDEIWRFTPLRRLRGLHDGSAVASGTACIEVSERPGVTVETVQRGDERLGQGGVPADRVAAQAFSSFESATVVTVARDTVVADPIEITVAGPGEGRVAYGHLQIRVEELAKAIVVVDLRGSGTYADNVEIIVGDAAGVGVIWLADWADDMVNVSAHHARLGKDSVLGHVNVMLGGDVVRTSATVRFTAPGGDAQMLGTYFADDGQHLEARLLVDHAHPNCKSDVLYKGALQGDPNSDKPDAHTVWVGDVLIRAEATGTDTYEANRNLVLTDGARADSVPNLEIETGEIVGAGHASATGRFDDEQMFYLQARGIPEEQARRLIVRGFFGEIISKIAVPAVRERLTDAIERELALTEGNNQS; encoded by the coding sequence GTGACGCAGAATCTGACAGCCGCGGCAGAGGGAACACCGGCCGGCTCGGCGCTCAACAAGGGTGAGGTCTTCACGTCGTTCGACGTCAACGCCTTCGAGGTGCCCGGCGGTCGCGACGAGATCTGGCGGTTCACCCCGCTGCGCCGGCTGCGCGGACTGCACGACGGTTCGGCCGTCGCGTCCGGTACCGCCTGCATCGAGGTCTCGGAACGGCCCGGTGTGACGGTCGAGACGGTCCAGCGCGGCGACGAACGCCTCGGTCAGGGTGGTGTGCCCGCCGATCGCGTTGCCGCACAGGCGTTCTCGTCGTTCGAATCCGCCACCGTGGTGACCGTCGCACGTGACACCGTCGTGGCCGATCCGATCGAGATCACCGTCGCCGGTCCCGGCGAGGGCAGGGTCGCCTACGGGCACCTGCAGATCCGAGTCGAGGAACTCGCGAAGGCCATCGTGGTCGTCGACCTGCGCGGCAGCGGCACCTACGCCGACAACGTCGAGATCATCGTCGGTGACGCCGCGGGTGTCGGGGTCATCTGGCTCGCCGACTGGGCCGACGACATGGTCAACGTCAGCGCCCACCACGCCCGTCTGGGCAAGGACTCGGTGCTCGGCCACGTCAACGTCATGCTCGGTGGCGACGTCGTGCGGACGTCGGCGACCGTGCGGTTCACCGCGCCTGGCGGGGACGCCCAGATGCTGGGCACCTACTTCGCCGACGACGGTCAGCACCTCGAGGCGCGCCTGCTGGTCGACCACGCGCACCCGAACTGCAAGTCCGACGTGCTGTACAAGGGTGCGCTGCAAGGCGATCCGAACTCCGACAAACCCGATGCGCACACCGTCTGGGTGGGCGATGTGCTGATCCGCGCCGAGGCCACCGGCACCGACACCTACGAGGCGAACCGCAACCTGGTGCTCACCGACGGTGCCCGGGCGGATTCCGTGCCCAACCTCGAGATCGAGACCGGCGAGATCGTCGGCGCCGGACATGCCAGCGCCACCGGCCGTTTCGACGACGAGCAGATGTTCTACCTACAGGCCCGCGGTATCCCCGAGGAGCAGGCGCGGCGGCTCATCGTGCGGGGGTTCTTCGGCGAGATCATCTCGAAGATCGCCGTGCCCGCCGTACGCGAGCGCCTGACCGACGCCATCGAACGCGAGCTAGCCCTCACCGAAGGAAACAACCAGTCATGA
- the mptB gene encoding polyprenol phosphomannose-dependent alpha 1,6 mannosyltransferase MptB, giving the protein MAGRLQSFSSSIARWHGDERTVGSPLTEADLVSLRRTRLFGATGTVLMAIGALGAGARPVVQDPTFGVRLLNLPSRIQTVSLTMTTTGAVMMALAWLMLGRFALGSRRMSRSQTDRTLLLWAIPLLIAPPMYSKDVYSYLAQSEISLQGLDPYKVGPATGLGLDHVFTLSVPSLWRETPAPYGPLFLWIGQTISAITGENIVWAVLFHRLVVLAGVGLIVWATPRLARRCGVAEVSALWLGPCNPLLFMHLVAGIHNEALMLGLMLAGTEFALRGVDAVRPLVPRPLHWPSGGAQWARWYPMAMLLAGTVLIAMSSQVKLPSLLALGFVAMALACRWGGTVKAFLIAGGSLTAVAVAVMALIGWASGLGFGWLFTLGTANVVRSWMSPPTLIALGTGQVGILLGLGDHTTAILGLTRAIGVSIIAVLVSGLLLAVLRGRLHPVGGLGVALGATVLLFPVVQPWYLLWAIIPLATWATRPGFRGATIAVTLIVGIFGPTANGDRFALFQIVMATLASTVVVAVLMALTWRRLPWQPLPDGDPPAMPGLPPPSPESAESDPRPPQPRSAAPGAYADSP; this is encoded by the coding sequence ATGGCCGGGCGACTGCAGTCCTTCAGTTCCTCGATCGCCCGCTGGCACGGCGACGAGCGCACGGTCGGCTCACCGCTCACCGAGGCCGATCTGGTCTCGCTGCGCCGGACGCGGTTGTTCGGGGCGACGGGCACCGTGCTGATGGCGATCGGCGCCCTGGGCGCCGGCGCACGCCCCGTCGTCCAGGATCCGACCTTCGGCGTCCGGCTGCTCAACCTGCCCTCGCGCATCCAGACCGTCTCGCTGACGATGACCACGACCGGCGCGGTGATGATGGCGCTGGCCTGGCTGATGCTGGGCCGCTTCGCACTCGGCAGCCGGCGGATGTCACGCAGCCAGACCGACCGCACGCTGTTGCTGTGGGCGATACCGCTGCTCATCGCCCCGCCGATGTACAGCAAGGACGTCTACTCCTACCTCGCGCAGAGCGAGATCTCGCTGCAGGGTCTCGACCCTTACAAGGTCGGGCCCGCCACCGGCCTCGGACTCGACCACGTGTTCACGCTGTCGGTGCCCAGCCTGTGGCGTGAGACCCCGGCGCCCTACGGTCCGCTGTTCCTGTGGATCGGGCAGACCATCTCCGCGATCACCGGCGAGAACATCGTCTGGGCGGTGCTGTTCCACCGATTGGTCGTGCTGGCCGGTGTCGGCCTGATCGTCTGGGCCACCCCGCGGCTGGCCCGCCGCTGCGGCGTCGCCGAGGTCAGCGCATTGTGGCTGGGCCCGTGCAATCCCCTGCTCTTCATGCACCTGGTGGCCGGCATCCACAACGAGGCGCTGATGCTCGGCCTGATGCTGGCGGGCACGGAGTTCGCGCTGCGCGGCGTGGACGCGGTCCGGCCGCTCGTCCCGCGACCGTTGCACTGGCCGTCGGGAGGGGCGCAGTGGGCGCGCTGGTACCCGATGGCCATGCTGCTCGCCGGAACCGTGCTGATCGCGATGTCGTCGCAGGTCAAACTGCCGTCGCTGCTGGCTCTGGGCTTCGTTGCGATGGCGCTGGCCTGCCGCTGGGGCGGCACCGTGAAGGCGTTCCTCATCGCCGGCGGATCGCTCACCGCCGTCGCGGTGGCGGTGATGGCGCTCATCGGCTGGGCCAGTGGGCTGGGGTTCGGCTGGCTGTTCACCCTCGGCACCGCCAACGTGGTGCGCAGCTGGATGTCCCCGCCGACGCTGATCGCGCTGGGCACCGGTCAGGTCGGCATCCTGCTCGGCCTGGGCGACCACACCACCGCGATCCTGGGGCTCACCCGCGCCATCGGCGTGAGCATCATCGCGGTGTTGGTCAGCGGGTTGCTGCTGGCGGTGCTGCGGGGACGGTTGCATCCGGTCGGCGGCCTGGGTGTGGCGCTGGGGGCGACCGTGCTGCTCTTCCCCGTCGTGCAGCCCTGGTACCTGTTGTGGGCGATCATCCCGCTCGCGACGTGGGCCACCCGCCCGGGCTTCCGCGGCGCGACGATCGCGGTCACACTGATCGTCGGCATCTTCGGCCCCACTGCCAACGGCGACCGGTTCGCGCTGTTCCAGATCGTGATGGCCACGCTGGCCAGCACGGTCGTGGTCGCGGTACTGATGGCCCTGACCTGGCGCCGGCTCCCCTGGCAGCCGTTACCCGACGGCGATCCGCCGGCCATGCCCGGCCTGCCGCCCCCGTCGCCGGAATCCGCCGAATCCGATCCGCGACCACCGCAACCGCGGTCGGCCGCACCGGGCGCATACGCTGATTCCCCGTGA
- a CDS encoding cysteine desulfurase → MTTAASRLDVAGIRADFPILQRVMRGGNQLAYLDSGATSQRPLQVLDAEREFLTTSYGAVHRGAHQLMEESTDAYEAGRADIAAFVGADTDELVFTKNATEALNLVSYVLGDDRFEGHAVGPGDVIVTTELEHHANLIPWQELARRTGATLKWYSVTDDGRIDLDSLDLDERVKVVAFTHHSNVTGAVAPVAEIVRRARSVGALTVLDACQSVPHQPIDFHALDVDYAAFSGHKMLGPNGIGVLYGRRELLAEMPPFLTGGSMIETVTMEGATYAPAPQRFEAGTPMTSQVVGLAAAARYLSTIGMAEVEAHEAELVAAALEGLSGIDGVRVVGPLSLVDRGSPVSFVVDGIHAHDVGQVLDDDAVAVRVGHHCAWPLHRRFGITATARASFAVYNTSDEVERLVAGVRHAVEFFGR, encoded by the coding sequence ATGACCACCGCGGCGAGCCGGCTGGACGTGGCCGGGATCCGCGCGGATTTCCCGATCCTGCAGCGGGTGATGCGCGGCGGAAATCAACTGGCATACCTCGACTCCGGCGCGACGTCGCAGCGTCCGCTGCAGGTGCTCGACGCCGAACGTGAGTTTCTGACCACCTCTTACGGTGCGGTGCATCGCGGTGCCCACCAGTTGATGGAGGAGTCGACCGACGCCTACGAGGCCGGTCGCGCCGACATCGCGGCGTTCGTCGGCGCCGACACCGACGAGTTGGTCTTCACGAAGAACGCCACCGAGGCGCTCAACCTCGTCTCCTACGTGCTGGGTGACGACCGGTTCGAGGGTCACGCCGTCGGACCGGGCGACGTCATCGTCACCACCGAACTCGAGCATCACGCGAATCTGATCCCCTGGCAGGAACTCGCCCGGCGGACGGGCGCGACGCTGAAGTGGTACTCGGTCACAGACGACGGCCGCATCGATCTGGACTCGCTCGACCTCGACGAGCGCGTGAAAGTCGTTGCCTTCACCCACCACTCGAACGTCACCGGCGCGGTGGCCCCGGTGGCCGAGATCGTCAGGCGGGCTCGGTCCGTTGGCGCATTGACCGTGCTGGACGCCTGCCAATCGGTACCGCACCAGCCGATCGACTTCCACGCCCTCGACGTCGACTACGCCGCGTTCTCGGGTCACAAGATGCTGGGCCCCAACGGGATCGGTGTGCTCTACGGACGCCGCGAGCTGCTGGCCGAGATGCCGCCGTTCCTCACCGGCGGCTCGATGATCGAGACGGTCACCATGGAGGGCGCCACCTACGCGCCCGCTCCGCAGCGGTTCGAGGCGGGCACACCGATGACCTCGCAGGTCGTCGGGTTGGCCGCGGCCGCACGCTATCTGTCGACGATCGGGATGGCCGAGGTCGAGGCGCACGAGGCCGAACTGGTCGCCGCTGCGCTGGAGGGGCTTTCGGGCATCGACGGCGTCCGCGTCGTCGGGCCGCTGTCCCTGGTCGACCGCGGATCGCCGGTGAGCTTCGTCGTCGACGGGATCCACGCCCACGACGTCGGCCAGGTCCTCGACGACGACGCCGTGGCCGTGCGCGTCGGGCACCACTGCGCGTGGCCGCTGCACCGCCGCTTCGGCATCACCGCCACCGCCCGGGCGTCGTTCGCGGTGTACAACACCTCCGATGAGGTCGAGCGGCTGGTGGCCGGTGTCCGGCACGCCGTCGAGTTCTTCGGGAGGTGA
- a CDS encoding helix-turn-helix transcriptional regulator, with protein sequence MSAAHVSDGHTRSAIIQMLLQGPVTASAIGERLGISAAGVRRHLDALIEAGDAQATAAAAWQHTGRGRPAKRYRLTAAGRAKLGHTYDDLAAAAMRQLREIGGDDAVRTFARRRIDTILSGVAQGADGVESTAGRVAEALTEAGYATTTTRVSGPIDGVQICQHHCPVSHVAEEFPELCEAEREAFSEILGTHVQRLATIVNGDCACTTHVPLQPDTTPPLRRTARTGSVPTDQGAST encoded by the coding sequence GTGTCCGCTGCGCACGTCTCGGACGGGCATACCCGCAGCGCGATCATTCAGATGCTGCTGCAGGGGCCGGTGACCGCATCGGCGATCGGCGAGCGGCTGGGCATCTCCGCCGCGGGTGTGCGCAGGCACCTGGACGCGCTGATCGAGGCGGGTGACGCGCAGGCCACGGCGGCCGCGGCGTGGCAGCACACCGGCCGGGGCCGACCGGCCAAACGCTACCGGCTCACCGCCGCCGGACGCGCCAAGCTCGGCCACACCTACGACGATCTCGCGGCGGCCGCGATGCGGCAGTTGCGGGAGATCGGCGGCGACGATGCCGTCCGCACCTTCGCCCGCCGGCGGATCGACACCATCCTCTCGGGAGTAGCCCAGGGGGCCGATGGTGTTGAATCAACTGCCGGCCGGGTGGCCGAAGCGCTCACCGAGGCCGGCTACGCGACCACCACCACCCGGGTCAGCGGCCCGATCGACGGCGTGCAGATCTGCCAGCACCACTGCCCGGTCTCGCACGTCGCCGAGGAGTTCCCGGAGTTGTGCGAGGCCGAGCGCGAGGCGTTCTCCGAGATCCTCGGCACCCACGTGCAGCGGCTGGCCACGATCGTCAACGGCGACTGTGCCTGCACCACCCACGTGCCGCTGCAGCCAGACACGACACCACCCCTCCGGCGCACAGCCCGCACCGGATCCGTCCCGACCGACCAAGGAGCGTCGACATGA
- a CDS encoding metal-sulfur cluster assembly factor, translated as MTAPNEELLADLEEAMRDVVDPELGINVVDLGLVYGLDVEKSDAGDVALIDMTLTSAACPLTDVIEDQSRTALVGAGLVKDIKINWVWNPPWGPDKITEDGREQLRALGFTV; from the coding sequence ATGACCGCACCCAACGAGGAACTGCTCGCCGACCTCGAGGAGGCGATGCGCGATGTCGTCGACCCCGAACTCGGTATCAACGTCGTCGATCTCGGACTCGTCTACGGACTCGACGTCGAGAAGAGCGACGCGGGCGATGTGGCGCTCATCGATATGACCCTGACGTCTGCGGCGTGCCCGTTGACCGACGTCATCGAGGATCAGTCGAGGACCGCTCTGGTGGGTGCGGGCCTCGTCAAGGACATCAAGATCAACTGGGTGTGGAATCCGCCGTGGGGTCCGGACAAGATCACCGAGGACGGCCGCGAGCAACTTCGCGCGCTCGGTTTCACGGTCTAG
- the sufU gene encoding Fe-S cluster assembly sulfur transfer protein SufU: MRLEQIYQEVILDHYKHPHHRGLREPFGAEVKHVNPTCGDEVTLRVALSDDGDTVADVSYDGQGCSISQASTSVLTDLVIGESVGDALKTVAAFTEMVSSRGTIEGDENVIGDGIAFAGVSKYPARVKCALLGWMAFKDAVAQASHDSQEERR, from the coding sequence GTGCGCCTGGAGCAGATCTACCAGGAAGTGATCCTCGATCACTACAAGCATCCGCACCACCGCGGACTGCGTGAGCCGTTCGGCGCCGAGGTGAAGCACGTCAATCCCACATGCGGGGACGAGGTGACGCTGCGTGTCGCGCTTTCCGATGACGGCGACACCGTCGCGGACGTGTCCTATGACGGTCAGGGTTGTTCGATCAGCCAGGCGTCGACGTCGGTACTGACCGATCTGGTGATCGGGGAATCCGTCGGCGATGCGCTCAAGACGGTGGCGGCGTTCACCGAGATGGTCTCGTCCCGCGGCACAATCGAGGGCGACGAGAATGTGATCGGCGACGGCATCGCGTTCGCCGGCGTCTCGAAATACCCGGCACGCGTGAAATGCGCGCTGCTCGGCTGGATGGCTTTCAAGGACGCCGTGGCCCAGGCGTCCCACGATTCCCAGGAGGAGCGCCGATGA
- the sufC gene encoding Fe-S cluster assembly ATPase SufC, translated as MTTLEIKDLHVTVAAGADASGADGGAKEILKGVNLTVNSGETHALMGPNGSGKSTLSYAVAGHPKYTVTSGSITLDGQDVLEMTVDERARAGLFLAMQYPVEVPGVSMSNFLRTAATAVRGEAPKLRHWIREVKGAMTDLDIDPSFSERSVNEGFSGGEKKRHEILQLSLLKPKIAILDETDSGLDVDALKVVSEGVNRYAKENDGGVLVITHYTRILRYIQPQFVHVFVGGRIVESGGPELADELEAKGYERFTAQAASTGV; from the coding sequence ATGACCACACTCGAAATCAAGGACCTCCACGTCACCGTCGCCGCCGGCGCGGATGCCAGCGGCGCCGACGGCGGCGCCAAGGAGATCCTCAAGGGCGTCAACCTGACCGTGAACTCGGGGGAGACGCACGCGCTGATGGGGCCCAACGGGTCCGGCAAATCGACGCTGTCCTACGCGGTCGCCGGCCATCCGAAGTACACCGTGACGTCGGGGTCGATCACCCTCGACGGCCAGGACGTGCTGGAGATGACGGTCGACGAGCGGGCCCGCGCGGGGCTTTTCCTGGCCATGCAGTATCCGGTCGAGGTGCCCGGGGTGTCGATGTCGAACTTCCTGCGCACCGCCGCGACCGCGGTCCGCGGTGAGGCGCCGAAGCTGCGGCACTGGATCAGAGAGGTCAAGGGCGCAATGACCGACCTGGACATCGACCCGTCGTTCTCCGAACGCAGTGTGAACGAGGGCTTCTCGGGTGGCGAGAAGAAGCGCCACGAGATCCTGCAGCTGTCGCTGCTCAAGCCGAAGATCGCGATCCTCGACGAAACGGACTCCGGTCTCGACGTCGACGCGCTGAAGGTCGTCAGCGAGGGCGTGAACCGCTACGCCAAGGAAAACGACGGTGGCGTGCTGGTGATCACGCACTACACCCGCATCCTGCGCTACATCCAACCGCAGTTCGTGCACGTGTTCGTCGGCGGCCGCATCGTCGAGTCCGGCGGTCCGGAACTGGCCGACGAACTCGAGGCCAAGGGTTACGAGCGGTTCACCGCGCAGGCTGCTTCGACGGGCGTCTGA
- a CDS encoding ABC transporter ATP-binding protein: protein MTTTSASPVRLRGVTKRYGSTTAVDGLDLDVHHAEVLALLGPNGAGKTTTVEMCEGFLRPDSGTIEILGMDPAAHNTKVRERIGVMLQGGGGYPAARAGEMLDLVAAYAADPLDPQWLLDTLGLTDVARTTYRRLSGGQQQRLALACAVVGRPELVFLDEPTAGMDAHARIVVWEMIDALRRDGVTVVLTTHQLTEAEELADRLVIIDHGVAVATGTPAELMRSGAENQLRFSAPPRLDLSLLMTALPESYKATETTPGEYLVEGHVDPQVLATVTAWCARLDVLATDMRVEQRSLEDVFLDLTGRELRK from the coding sequence GTGACCACTACGTCGGCCAGCCCCGTGCGACTGCGCGGGGTGACCAAGCGCTACGGGTCGACCACGGCGGTCGACGGGCTCGACCTCGACGTGCACCACGCCGAGGTGCTGGCGCTGCTCGGACCCAACGGCGCGGGCAAGACGACCACCGTCGAGATGTGCGAGGGCTTCCTGCGACCCGATTCGGGCACCATCGAGATCCTCGGTATGGACCCCGCGGCGCACAACACCAAGGTGCGTGAGCGCATCGGCGTCATGCTGCAGGGCGGCGGCGGTTATCCGGCGGCCCGGGCCGGCGAGATGCTCGACCTGGTCGCCGCCTACGCCGCCGACCCCCTCGACCCGCAATGGCTGCTCGACACCCTCGGGCTCACCGACGTCGCACGCACCACCTACCGCCGGCTGTCCGGGGGGCAGCAGCAGCGGCTCGCGCTGGCCTGCGCCGTCGTCGGCCGCCCCGAACTCGTCTTCCTCGACGAGCCGACCGCCGGCATGGACGCCCACGCCCGCATCGTGGTCTGGGAGATGATCGATGCGCTTCGCCGCGACGGCGTCACCGTCGTGTTGACCACCCACCAGCTGACCGAGGCCGAGGAACTGGCCGACCGGCTGGTGATCATCGACCACGGTGTCGCGGTCGCCACCGGGACACCGGCCGAGCTGATGCGCAGCGGCGCCGAGAACCAGCTGCGGTTCAGCGCGCCGCCCCGGCTTGATCTGTCGCTGCTGATGACCGCGCTGCCGGAGAGCTACAAGGCCACCGAGACCACGCCGGGCGAATACCTCGTCGAAGGCCACGTCGACCCCCAGGTGCTGGCCACGGTGACGGCCTGGTGCGCACGCCTGGACGTGCTGGCCACCGATATGCGCGTCGAGCAGCGCAGCCTCGAAGACGTGTTCTTGGATCTGACCGGCCGGGAGTTGCGGAAATGA
- the sufB gene encoding Fe-S cluster assembly protein SufB — MTATPDTTSVTPEHTIGEPLSQEEAIASLGRYGYGWADSDVAGASAQRGLSEAVVRDISAKKNEPEWMLDIRLRALRTFDKKPMPNWGSNLEGIDFDNIKYFVRSSEKQAATWDDLPADIKNTYDKLGIPEAEKQRLVSGVAAQYESEVVYHSIREDLEAQGVIFLDTDTALKEHPDLFKQFFGTVIPAGDNKFSALNTAVWSGGSFIYVPPGVHVDIPLQAYFRINTENMGQFERTLIIVDEGAYVHYVEGCTAPIYKSDSLHSAVVEIIVKPGGRCRYTTIQNWSNNVYNLVTKRARAEAGATMEWVDGNIGSKVTMKYPAVWMTGEHAKGEVLSVAFAGEGQHQDTGAKMLHLAPQTSSNIVSKSVARGGGRASYRGLVQVNKGAHGSRSSVKCDALLVDTISRSDTYPYVDIREDDVTMGHEATVSKVSEDQLFYLMSRGMTEDEAMAMVVRGFVEPIAKELPMEYALELNRLIELQMEGAVG, encoded by the coding sequence ATGACCGCCACCCCGGACACGACGAGCGTCACGCCTGAACACACGATCGGCGAGCCGCTGTCGCAGGAGGAGGCCATCGCCTCACTGGGCCGGTACGGCTACGGCTGGGCCGACTCCGACGTCGCAGGCGCCAGCGCCCAGCGCGGACTGTCCGAGGCCGTCGTCCGCGACATCTCGGCGAAGAAGAACGAGCCCGAGTGGATGCTCGACATCCGGCTGCGCGCGCTGCGCACATTCGACAAGAAGCCGATGCCGAACTGGGGCTCCAACCTCGAGGGCATCGACTTCGACAACATCAAGTACTTCGTGCGGTCCAGCGAGAAGCAGGCCGCCACGTGGGACGATCTGCCCGCCGACATCAAGAACACCTACGACAAGCTGGGCATCCCGGAAGCGGAGAAGCAGCGTCTGGTGTCGGGTGTCGCCGCGCAGTACGAGTCCGAGGTGGTCTACCACTCGATCCGGGAGGATCTGGAGGCCCAGGGCGTGATCTTCCTCGATACCGACACCGCGCTCAAAGAGCACCCGGACCTGTTCAAGCAGTTTTTCGGCACCGTGATCCCGGCCGGGGACAACAAGTTCTCCGCGCTCAACACCGCGGTGTGGTCGGGTGGTTCGTTCATCTACGTGCCGCCGGGTGTGCACGTCGACATCCCGCTGCAGGCCTACTTCCGGATCAACACCGAGAACATGGGTCAGTTCGAGCGGACGCTGATCATCGTCGACGAGGGTGCCTACGTGCACTACGTCGAGGGCTGCACCGCGCCGATCTACAAGAGCGACTCGCTGCACTCGGCGGTCGTCGAGATCATCGTCAAGCCCGGTGGACGCTGTCGGTACACGACGATCCAGAACTGGTCGAACAACGTCTACAACCTGGTCACCAAGCGGGCCCGCGCCGAGGCCGGGGCCACCATGGAGTGGGTCGACGGCAACATCGGCTCCAAGGTCACCATGAAGTACCCCGCGGTCTGGATGACCGGTGAGCACGCCAAGGGCGAGGTGCTCTCGGTCGCGTTCGCCGGCGAGGGCCAGCACCAGGACACCGGCGCCAAGATGCTGCACCTGGCACCGCAGACGTCGAGCAACATCGTCTCGAAGTCGGTGGCCCGCGGCGGTGGCCGCGCGTCCTACCGCGGCCTGGTCCAGGTGAACAAGGGTGCGCACGGTTCGCGTTCGAGCGTGAAATGCGATGCGCTGCTTGTCGACACGATCAGCCGCAGCGACACCTACCCGTACGTCGACATCCGCGAGGACGACGTCACGATGGGTCACGAGGCGACTGTGTCGAAGGTCAGCGAGGATCAGCTGTTCTACCTGATGAGCCGCGGGATGACCGAGGACGAGGCGATGGCGATGGTGGTGCGCGGCTTCGTCGAGCCCATCGCCAAGGAACTGCCGATGGAGTACGCGCTGGAGCTCAACCGCCTGATTGAACTGCAGATGGAAGGCGCGGTCGGATAA
- a CDS encoding HNH endonuclease signature motif containing protein, with amino-acid sequence MSSNVSSGAVALLPKERLEVLFEEVAELAGQRNAIDARLVEIAAEIDHDGLGGITGAKSVAHLMAWKTGSSSRNGKTIAAIAHRIAEFPRCVQALRDGRLSLDQVGVIAEGAGAGSDEHYAELARSASVTQLRTAIKLEPRPAPEPDKDADGEPKPVPVAQASIRKTSDEQYTYWRIALPHAEAAVFDAALRSHHDALIAQWKRDHDTPTGTPAGTPAGGRPPMPALADAFAALVEAGWDTEVTRRPHGQRTTVVVHLDLDDRIAALHLGPLLSEADRRYLGCDATCEVWFERHGQPIGAGRTTRMISRRLRRALEHRHRTCAVPGCGATRGLHAHHIQHWEDGGATDLDNLVLLCPYHHRAHHRGVITITGPADQLTVTDSTGRHLTSGSLARPPNHPPPTVAPYRGPSGERADWWWYTPFQPPPPTTN; translated from the coding sequence ATGTCCTCGAACGTTTCGTCTGGCGCGGTGGCGCTGTTGCCGAAGGAGCGTCTGGAGGTGTTGTTCGAGGAGGTGGCGGAGTTGGCGGGTCAGCGCAACGCCATCGACGCACGCCTGGTGGAGATCGCCGCTGAGATCGATCACGACGGGTTGGGTGGGATCACCGGGGCGAAGTCGGTGGCGCATTTGATGGCCTGGAAAACCGGGTCGTCGTCGCGGAACGGCAAGACCATCGCCGCCATCGCCCACCGGATTGCGGAGTTCCCGCGTTGTGTGCAGGCGCTGCGCGACGGGCGGCTGTCGTTGGATCAGGTCGGGGTCATCGCCGAAGGCGCGGGCGCAGGGTCTGATGAGCATTATGCAGAGTTGGCCCGCAGCGCCTCGGTCACCCAGCTCCGCACCGCGATCAAACTCGAACCCCGCCCCGCCCCCGAGCCCGACAAGGACGCCGACGGCGAGCCCAAGCCGGTGCCGGTGGCGCAGGCCTCGATCCGCAAGACCAGCGATGAGCAGTACACCTACTGGCGTATCGCCCTGCCCCATGCCGAGGCAGCGGTGTTTGACGCGGCTTTGCGGTCTCATCACGATGCGTTGATCGCGCAGTGGAAACGCGACCACGACACACCCACCGGCACCCCCGCCGGCACTCCCGCCGGTGGCCGCCCACCGATGCCCGCCCTGGCTGATGCGTTCGCCGCGCTGGTCGAGGCCGGCTGGGATACCGAGGTGACCCGCCGCCCGCACGGTCAGCGCACCACCGTGGTGGTGCACCTGGACCTCGACGACCGCATCGCCGCCCTGCATCTGGGTCCGCTGCTCTCGGAGGCCGACCGCCGCTACCTGGGCTGTGACGCCACCTGTGAAGTGTGGTTCGAACGCCACGGCCAACCCATCGGCGCTGGGCGCACCACCCGCATGATCAGCCGCCGACTGCGGCGCGCGCTGGAACACCGTCACCGCACCTGCGCGGTCCCCGGGTGTGGGGCGACCCGCGGTTTGCACGCCCACCACATCCAGCATTGGGAAGACGGCGGAGCCACCGACCTGGACAACCTCGTGCTGCTGTGTCCCTACCACCACCGGGCCCACCACCGCGGCGTCATCACCATCACCGGACCCGCCGACCAGCTCACCGTCACCGACAGCACCGGGCGACACCTCACGTCCGGCTCGTTGGCCCGCCCACCCAACCACCCCCCACCCACCGTCGCGCCCTACCGCGGACCATCCGGAGAGCGTGCCGACTGGTGGTGGTACACACCCTTCCAACCCCCACCACCCACCACCAACTAG